The Methanomicrobiales archaeon HGW-Methanomicrobiales-1 genome includes a region encoding these proteins:
- a CDS encoding MFS transporter produces the protein MSESSSPPKMSPKDLMIVIVIALGSFMAGLDATIVNIALPAIAKSLDISTVLASWVLNAYLIILVSLLLAASRLGDMKGYRNIFLGGFALFTAGSALCGLSSTIDMLILSRMIQAVGGAVISALGAVMVTSYLSASLRGQALGVVAMFTMLGAALGPVVGGFLTSAFSWQYIFFVNLPVGIIAIILGIHILPKMAPVAPTAKLDIPGVLLIFIALGSLIVGLTSVEGNFPTLGMVALIVSAIFWVLFIVQERRGKEPLINTSLFANRGYSLQNINVMLIQMAMAGVMVIMPFYLELIKNIPADNAGTILLALPVGMILTAPLAGKVSDVIGTKKPIITGFVICAVALFLLSTISAHTSVGHICIYLFLLGAGTGIAFSPLNSAVMGECPAKDRGSTSGLVKMMTNLGSSLGVALVMLVAMIAAGPKLAQVSSHAISSTELAGAFDAAFLFCMVLEIIGIVLMLGVAEKEPSGESSGEVGIGF, from the coding sequence ATGAGTGAAAGTTCGTCTCCCCCGAAAATGTCCCCAAAGGACCTGATGATCGTCATCGTGATCGCGCTCGGTTCATTCATGGCCGGTCTCGATGCAACGATTGTGAATATTGCTCTTCCCGCGATTGCAAAATCCCTTGATATCTCCACGGTGCTGGCTTCGTGGGTGCTCAACGCGTACCTGATCATTCTCGTCAGTCTCCTGCTCGCCGCATCACGCCTCGGGGATATGAAGGGGTACCGGAATATTTTCCTTGGCGGCTTTGCCCTCTTCACCGCCGGTTCGGCTCTCTGTGGATTATCTTCCACGATTGACATGCTGATATTGTCACGGATGATCCAGGCCGTGGGTGGTGCGGTCATCTCGGCGCTGGGCGCAGTCATGGTCACCTCCTACCTGTCGGCATCCCTGCGGGGACAGGCACTCGGCGTTGTTGCCATGTTCACCATGCTCGGGGCCGCTCTTGGCCCGGTAGTCGGGGGTTTTCTCACCAGCGCATTTTCCTGGCAGTACATTTTCTTTGTGAACCTGCCGGTCGGAATCATCGCGATCATTCTCGGTATCCACATCCTCCCGAAGATGGCGCCGGTAGCCCCGACAGCAAAGCTCGATATTCCCGGTGTCCTGCTCATCTTTATTGCGCTGGGCTCGCTGATCGTTGGCCTGACCTCAGTGGAGGGCAACTTCCCTACTCTCGGAATGGTTGCTCTTATTGTATCGGCGATCTTCTGGGTACTCTTCATCGTACAGGAACGCCGGGGGAAAGAGCCATTAATCAATACCAGCCTCTTTGCCAACCGCGGGTACTCGCTCCAGAATATTAACGTGATGCTGATCCAGATGGCGATGGCCGGGGTCATGGTTATCATGCCATTCTACCTGGAACTCATCAAGAACATTCCTGCGGATAATGCAGGGACAATCCTGCTTGCGTTACCGGTCGGGATGATCCTGACTGCACCGCTCGCGGGAAAGGTCTCGGATGTCATCGGCACGAAAAAACCGATCATCACCGGTTTTGTGATCTGTGCGGTTGCCCTGTTCCTCCTCTCTACGATTTCCGCCCACACGAGCGTGGGACACATCTGCATCTACCTGTTCTTACTCGGTGCGGGAACCGGCATTGCATTCTCGCCGCTGAACAGCGCAGTGATGGGCGAGTGCCCGGCAAAAGACCGCGGGTCCACGAGCGGGCTTGTCAAGATGATGACCAATCTCGGTTCATCGCTCGGGGTTGCGCTTGTCATGCTTGTCGCTATGATCGCTGCCGGACCAAAACTAGCCCAGGTTTCGTCCCATGCAATCTCTTCAACCGAGCTGGCCGGTGCGTTTGATGCAGCGTTCCTGTTCTGCATGGTTTTAGAGATCATCGGCATCGTGCTGATGCTCGGGGTTGCCGAGAAAGAGCCCTCGGGCGAGAGCAGCGGAGAAGTGGGGATCGGATTCTGA
- a CDS encoding SAM-dependent methyltransferase, with translation MKKTQTPVLPERRAGKDSVSPKQNTRARQPDKKNAPEVNFPIIGIGASAGGLEAFELFFKTMPADRNMAFVLVPHLDPGHASMLSDILQRDTNMPVHEAEDQIKIEANHVYIIPPNKDMAIFHGTINLSVPEQARGLRLPIDTFFRSLAEDQGERAICVILSGSGSDGTLGLRAIHGAGGVSFVQEPSTAKYDGMPSSAVQSGLATYVLPVDKITEQLVSYVRTIAETGVPPAPPVPATLSAMRRIMMLLRSRTGNDFSQYKQSTINRRIDRRMVVHNLTDKDAYARYLQENPAEVHTLFKELLINVTSFFRDKEAFEALNNEVLPRLFKDREENSVIRIWVPGCASGEEAYSLAMIFREYMDLIKREFKLQIYATDIDDEAIVTARAGLYPANIAIDVSPERLRRFFVTEETGYRIKKEIREMVVFAIQNVIKDPPFTRMDLISCRNLLIYLDAELQNQVIPAFHYALKPEGVLFLSPSEGIGNFTDLFGPLDKKWKIYAAKPSALSGRTLVARRFAWTGVPPEMEAGVADVRRDKTNFAELTRRVLIQSFAPPSVITDEEGNIVYVHGDTGKYLQPAQGQVSTNVIDMAREGLQLDLRSAIQNAVAKKIPVITKAIPVRTNGGTHGVDLIVRSLAGNDVGRDLLLISFQEAGLAPPEEHGPAKRGTKKGEIKRVEELERDLAYTKENLQAMIEEMQAANEELTSTNEELQSTNEELQSTNEELETSKEELQSVNEEIVTVNAELQAKIEQLTDIQNDMKNLLENVNIGTIFLDDHLAIRRFTHDALRVFRLAASDTGRPLADIRSLIPDEDLIPDAAAVLDSLIPREKQVLTTNNEWFHVRIMPYRTLENVIDGVVLTFSDITAIKAVETEVQAARDYAQNIVNTIREPLVILNGLFEVVSASRAFYEEFHVTPKETVGRPLYSLGDRQWDIPRLHELLEDVLPKDTSFENFRIEFDFPVIGQRKMLLNARRISGKTETADLILLAIEDITPPGSAGKNSTPGGSG, from the coding sequence ATGAAAAAAACCCAGACGCCTGTTCTGCCGGAGAGAAGAGCGGGAAAAGATTCAGTTTCCCCGAAACAAAACACCAGGGCCCGGCAGCCTGACAAGAAAAATGCACCTGAAGTAAACTTTCCCATCATTGGCATTGGTGCCTCTGCCGGGGGGCTTGAAGCCTTCGAACTCTTCTTTAAAACAATGCCTGCCGACAGGAACATGGCGTTTGTGCTCGTGCCTCACCTTGATCCGGGGCATGCGAGCATGCTCTCCGATATCCTCCAGCGGGATACCAATATGCCGGTCCACGAGGCTGAGGACCAGATAAAGATCGAGGCGAACCACGTCTACATCATTCCGCCCAACAAGGACATGGCAATCTTCCATGGCACAATCAACTTAAGTGTCCCGGAACAGGCACGGGGACTGCGGTTGCCCATAGACACCTTCTTCCGGTCGCTTGCTGAAGACCAGGGTGAACGGGCGATCTGCGTGATCCTGTCCGGGAGCGGGTCGGATGGCACCCTTGGGCTCCGGGCAATTCATGGCGCTGGCGGGGTTTCCTTTGTGCAGGAACCGTCCACCGCAAAATATGACGGCATGCCTTCAAGTGCTGTCCAGAGCGGCCTTGCCACCTATGTGCTGCCGGTCGATAAGATTACTGAGCAGCTGGTCAGCTATGTCAGGACCATTGCTGAAACCGGCGTTCCCCCGGCTCCCCCGGTTCCTGCGACCCTAAGTGCCATGCGGCGTATCATGATGCTCCTGCGTTCGAGAACCGGCAACGACTTTTCCCAGTACAAGCAGAGCACGATCAATCGCCGGATAGACCGGCGGATGGTTGTGCATAATCTGACGGATAAGGATGCATATGCCCGGTACCTCCAGGAAAATCCCGCAGAGGTTCACACCCTGTTTAAGGAACTGCTCATCAACGTGACCAGTTTTTTCAGGGACAAAGAGGCGTTTGAAGCCCTGAACAACGAGGTACTGCCCCGGCTGTTTAAGGACAGAGAGGAGAACTCAGTCATAAGGATCTGGGTACCAGGGTGCGCCTCCGGAGAAGAGGCCTATTCCCTCGCCATGATCTTCCGCGAGTATATGGATCTGATCAAACGGGAGTTTAAGCTCCAGATCTATGCAACGGATATCGATGACGAGGCGATCGTGACCGCACGGGCGGGCCTGTACCCGGCAAATATTGCCATCGATGTCTCACCCGAGCGGCTCCGGCGGTTCTTTGTAACCGAGGAGACCGGCTACCGGATTAAAAAAGAGATCCGGGAGATGGTCGTCTTTGCGATCCAGAACGTGATCAAAGACCCGCCATTTACCCGGATGGACCTGATCAGCTGCCGGAACCTGTTGATCTACCTTGATGCCGAACTCCAGAATCAGGTGATCCCGGCGTTCCATTACGCGCTCAAACCGGAAGGGGTGCTCTTCCTGAGCCCGTCCGAAGGCATCGGGAATTTCACCGATCTCTTTGGCCCGCTCGACAAAAAGTGGAAGATCTATGCGGCCAAACCCTCAGCATTGTCCGGAAGGACGCTTGTTGCCCGTCGGTTCGCGTGGACCGGTGTACCCCCCGAAATGGAAGCAGGAGTGGCTGATGTCAGGAGAGATAAGACAAACTTTGCCGAACTCACCCGGCGCGTGCTCATCCAGTCTTTTGCCCCCCCGTCCGTGATCACCGATGAGGAAGGAAATATCGTTTACGTGCATGGTGACACCGGGAAATACCTCCAACCGGCCCAGGGCCAGGTAAGCACGAATGTCATCGATATGGCACGCGAGGGACTGCAGCTGGACTTACGCTCTGCTATCCAGAACGCCGTGGCAAAGAAGATCCCGGTAATCACAAAGGCCATCCCGGTCAGGACGAATGGCGGCACACACGGGGTTGATCTTATCGTTCGGTCCCTTGCCGGCAATGATGTAGGACGGGACCTGCTGCTCATCAGTTTCCAGGAGGCCGGACTGGCTCCCCCGGAGGAACACGGGCCGGCGAAACGTGGTACCAAAAAAGGGGAGATAAAACGCGTAGAGGAGCTGGAGCGGGACCTTGCGTACACCAAAGAGAATCTGCAGGCTATGATCGAGGAGATGCAGGCAGCAAATGAGGAACTCACATCAACGAATGAAGAGCTCCAGTCCACCAATGAGGAGCTCCAGTCCACCAATGAAGAACTTGAGACCTCAAAAGAGGAACTCCAGTCAGTCAATGAAGAGATCGTGACGGTGAATGCAGAACTGCAGGCAAAGATCGAGCAGCTCACGGATATCCAGAACGATATGAAGAACCTGCTGGAGAACGTCAATATCGGGACGATATTTCTGGATGACCATCTCGCCATCAGACGGTTCACCCATGATGCCCTGCGGGTTTTCCGGCTTGCAGCATCGGATACGGGACGCCCGCTTGCTGACATACGGTCCCTGATCCCGGATGAGGATCTGATCCCCGATGCAGCTGCGGTACTTGATTCGCTCATCCCCCGGGAGAAGCAGGTGCTGACAACAAATAACGAATGGTTCCATGTCCGCATCATGCCCTACCGTACGCTGGAGAACGTGATTGACGGTGTAGTACTGACGTTTTCCGACATCACCGCCATCAAAGCAGTCGAAACAGAAGTACAGGCTGCCCGTGACTATGCCCAGAACATCGTAAACACGATCCGGGAACCGCTGGTGATCCTGAACGGTTTGTTTGAAGTGGTGTCTGCGAGCCGTGCGTTCTACGAGGAATTCCATGTTACCCCCAAAGAGACCGTGGGACGTCCGCTCTACTCACTGGGTGACCGGCAATGGGACATCCCCCGGCTCCACGAGCTGCTGGAGGATGTGCTGCCAAAGGATACGAGCTTTGAAAATTTCAGGATTGAGTTTGATTTCCCGGTTATCGGGCAGAGGAAAATGCTGTTAAACGCCCGCCGGATCTCCGGCAAAACAGAGACCGCAGATCTCATTCTGCTGGCAATTGAAGACATTACGCCACCGGGAAGTGCAGGGAAGAACAGCACACCCGGCGGGAGTGGTTGA